Within Rhodothermales bacterium, the genomic segment GCCGGCACGCGCGCCGCCCGTCCCCTTCTGGCGAAACAATTTCCGTGTACTGCCGGCGACTTCCGCGCGTTCCTTGGCTTTATGCGTGCCCTGGCGTCCGCCGGCCTGAATACGGCGGATGTCCAACCAGATCGTGTGATCGTTGGGCTCTATGCCAAACACCGTGGCGTCCAGAGCAACCGAGCGCCCTGTTTCCTTGCCGTCTTGTTGAAGGACCTTGAGTTTCATGTTCTTCCGTTCGCTATGCGTTACTGCTCGACCGGCGCCTCGGCGCTTCGGTCTATCTCACGGTTACTTGCGGTGAATCTCCACCATTCCGTTTTTGGGACCGGGGACAGCGCCCCGCACCAGAATTACCTGATGCTCCGGGTAGATGCGCACTACCTGCAGGTTGAGGACCTTCACCCGGCTGTCACCCATGTGGCCCGCCATCCGCATCCCCTTCACTACGCGCGAAGGAAAGGAGGAAGCGCCGATTGAACCCGGTGCGCGTCCGCGGTTGTGCTGGCCATGCGTGCGCATACCGACACCGCTAAACCCGTGGCGTCGAACCACACCCTGAAAACCTTTTCCCTTCGAAGTCCCGACTACGTGTACGATGTCGCCCACATTGAACAAGGATTC encodes:
- the rplC gene encoding 50S ribosomal protein L3, with translation MSSGLIGKKIGMTSIFDEAGNSIPCTVIEAGPNVVTQVKTSDGADGYDAVQLSFGERKEKRTTKAQKGHFAKAGTTPKRFVAEFRDFAEPVELGAEARVESLFNVGDIVHVVGTSKGKGFQGVVRRHGFSGVGMRTHGQHNRGRAPGSIGASSFPSRVVKGMRMAGHMGDSRVKVLNLQVVRIYPEHQVILVRGAVPGPKNGMVEIHRK